The following coding sequences lie in one Spinacia oleracea cultivar Varoflay chromosome 1, BTI_SOV_V1, whole genome shotgun sequence genomic window:
- the LOC110797535 gene encoding uncharacterized protein — protein sequence METTVLSSIIRNPLNSTFSPFLKTSKPKSRTRNNNNNNNITIVSSLHRSNSYGSQYEGRLVDENMIVLRKRIHEMKMVERNYEPPNEWMGWEKQMYAQYDEYICKVLGVVQTQLMNARPSVALGALALLTLSVPTSVVLLVLHFAQAADTIIKL from the coding sequence ATGGAAACTACAGTTCTTTCTTCAATAATAAGAAACCCTCTCAACTCAACATTTTCTCCCTTCCTCAAAACTTCGAAACCCAAATCGCGAACaagaaacaacaacaataataataatattacaaTTGTTTCATCTCTTCATAGGAGTAACTCATACGGATCTCAATATGAAGGTCGTTTAGTAGATGAAAATATGATTGTTCTTAGAAAAAGAATCCACGAGATGAAGATGGTGGAGAGAAATTACGAGCCTCCAAACGAGTGGATGGGGTGGGAGAAACAAATGTATGCTCAATATGACGAGTATATTTGCAAGGTTTTAGGTGTGGTGCAAACTCAATTGATGAACGCTCGTCCTAGTGTTGCCCTTGGTGCATTGGCTTTGCTTACGTTGAGCGTCCCGACTTCGGTTGTTTTGCTTGTTTTACACTTTGCTCAGGCTGCTGATACCATCATCAAGTTAtag